Within the Vanessa cardui chromosome 6, ilVanCard2.1, whole genome shotgun sequence genome, the region TGATTAGTCTTTTTATTTTCCATGcacgatatataaatttagttcaGTATATGAAAATTCGTTTTCGATTTCATAATTGcatttttgaaacaaaatagcAACATGTACTTTCCTGAGTCATGAAGTCCGATTCTGTAAGATATCACTTCATATCTCACTTTTGGAATATAGACAACTGACTTACAATAAAAGttagtttctttaatataagttgtattaattttaaaattattatattcattgtcATGCATCATATTCTAAGTTTTTAGAATACACaatcgtgttctgcggtgaaattcgagtttcttgttacagaatagaaTAATTGTTCTTCtatataaattatgtctaaagcattaaaaacaattccatgtgtgtgtatatgttgTAAGATTAAGTTATATAAGTAGGTATAGTCTATATTAAACTTTGTATTGCgattatacacatatttaaaacattctCTTAACAAATTACTGAAAAACAAtctaaaacttaaattaaatacttgatGACCTAATTAATAGGCTCACGTTATCGCAAAGACATTGGAAGATAACCCTAGAGCCAGTCTTCAAAAACAGTAgtagtattattattgtattaacaaGCTTTTCTCAAACAATGTTCCTATTAAGATATAACTAGCTAGGCATCTAATGAATTgtaagaattttattgaaacagtTTTGTGTAGATTAAACGCAgtcatttataacaaataaaacttcGCTAAAGGCGGATAATGTGTAACGGAATTGCAAATCatctatatatgtaatgtttttgtaaatCGAAAACTATTACTCTCATGGAATAcagaatttttcaaaatattaagaacaattttcatcatttaatcaaaatataatttataatcatgtattaattacttttaaaaaactttaaattaaatctcatttaaaaataattacttttcatCTTTTCAGGAATGACTCTACACCATTTTTACAAAATGGACAATCACCCATCATTACCAAGACTCCTTTACCAGGAAAAACTGTCAAACCTGGTAAAGAGGGCAGAGGAAAGGCATTTAAGCAGATAATGGCGTCATTTGTCGCCAATTTGGGAACCATCAACACAGGCATGGCATTTGGATTTTCAGCAACAGCGTTGCCACAACTAAAAAGCCCCGATTCAAGCATTCAGATTACGGATAATGAAGCCAGTTGGATTGGTAAGATTTACAGCATTAATTAGCACCAGTGTGACAAATGTGACGTCCCTTTTGCTTGGAATTACACTGAATTATCTATTCACCTTTAAATAAGATCACAGAAacataagaatttttatttggcAGTGGAATAATGATGGTTGGAAGGAATATACATGGGCTTGCACAATACTTTACcaccaaatatattaaaaataaccagaATTAATGCGTAATCTATTCGAGCCACGAGCTTTTGCTCGCAATCCCAAAAAAGAAATCCAACCCAATTTAATGAAGGGTTagaaaatttatgattaatttttcaatataaaataatctttccaGCTAGTTTAAGTTCTGTCGGGACACCCATCGGGTGCATCGTCAGCGGCTACCTCATGGACGCCATCGGCCGCAGACGAACACTTATCATCACGGAAGTGCCACTTATTATTGGCTGGATCTTAGTAGCGTGTGCACAGAATGTCCCCATGATTTATTTAGGTAAGACTGTTATCTTATACATGCAATCGTCTGTAAATGTCTCATTTATCTGCAAAGGCTTCTCTTCGGCGAGTAGCTTTGGAGTTTTGCTATCAGGATTTTCtggtaaaattttgtataactCATTAAATTTTCTAACAATATTTCAACGACTGTGTTCGTTGGTATATGAAATATTGACGCATAATTAACGCTGGTTACTTGGATTTAAATGGGCAGTCCTCGGTAAAGttttgtattgatttatatataaatataaagcatattatctttttaactttataaatgcATGGCCGCCTCATGACGATGttttgtaaatgatttttttttccacAGGCAGGTTACTCATAGGTTTTGGATCTGGTATGGTGGGCGCTCCAGCGAGAGTGTATACTTGTGAAGTTTCCCAACCGCATTTGAGAGGGATGCTCGGTGCCATGGCCTCAGTCGGAGTTTCTACAGGAGTTTTGATACAAGTATGTATTTGACTTATCATATCGTATCAAAATATTAGTTACCTACTTATTcataatatgtttgtattttattaataactcgaATACTAGGACTGGCACTGACTGACttctgttataatatatatttttttattttataaagaataaatatttggtttttataaatattaactttttttagcaatttttatttattatgcaacTTGGCAGAAATTCTACTTCCACGCACCTGAATAGCAAATAGACTTCAATTTACGTCTCGCTAGAATATCGATGGCAGTCTAAATTGAGAAATGCAATCTGCATTACTAATGTTTATTCATAGATCACTTAATTGCATAATAATACGTTCGTGTATGGACGGATGTATGTCGCATCCTCGTGCGAGGTATTTCGACAAAATGAACATAGAACTAAATCGTTAAATATCAgtgactaaaatataatattggctTAAATTATGTCAGGCTTAAAAAACAGAACAATAAATCAGTTTTCATCATTTTACGTTCGAATCGAGTATCGAATTCGACAAAATAGATtttctgtttatatatattagcgACTCGCCGCAGCTTCGTAcgattgcaatgctgatactaaatatactgcaggatgatttacaatgttcacagtttttcagtcattctatATCTACTATACTacgcatgtattatacatataaatctttctcttaatctatctattaaaaaaccgcattaaaatccgttgtgttattttaaagatctaagcatacatagggacagacagcggtaagcgactgtgttttatattatgtcgtGACAATATATGGTTCATAAGATAGAGATCTCATTCTTACGTATTCGTTTAAAAAAGGATAGCAAGTCATGCGTTGGTGTTTGTTGATTCGTAGATTGTTTTGCAATTACAGTATGAATTAATCTTAATCCGACACAGTCCTTATTTGACATTCGATTGTCGATGcgttaacaaaaacaaatattgatatttaggGGTTCAATAACTGATAACATATCAACCCTGCGTCTTGGATGAAACTTGCCatcagtaatataaatattttgtaataatatacatcattaaatatattttttaaaacaataattcattTGCTCATACAGAAATTGTCTTTGCGTGCCAagtgacaaaataataaattattcaattagaaataaattattactagaTATCAATTGTATTGCTACTCTTTATTAATCATCTATCTTTTAATTGCGTAATATTATATAGACAACTCTATCAAACattgtgtttatataaatagcaaTTATTTGATATCGCTTGGAAATAATCTCGTTATCAgagcaattaattaattaaattaatttttatcggTCGTAGGGCTTTGTTTTTGCTTTATCTGGATGGCAAACGCTCTCAACAGCGTAAGGTAGGTTATGGTccaataatacttaaataatactaatacttAATGTATTCGTATataatgatgtatttttaaatcgtgctatttattcttaatattccAAAAGAAGTCAGACTAAATTTAGCAAATACTTCGAAAAGAATAATGAATTTTTACTTTCGATTAAACCTTCTACATgtttattggtaactcgacgtatatccgttaggaggtgatgaGTGAGGAGTCACTATTTGCAATCATTTTACCCTCCTATGCATAATCCAAAGGTACagcgtttaaataattaaaaaaaaggttaatttagttagttacattattttaatttagagttaatcaatttttatttcgaattctCTTTTAATCGATTAATTGTTAAACAaaatctttacatattttttgagGAACCTTAATTACATAATGAACATTTCATTAAAactctttatttattcaacCAGAATTCAACATCTTATATGTTATTTCtctataagatttaatttttagaaGTAATTCGTcaaattcgtttttatttatgtttctatGGTGAACGATTTAAGTTTCATTCTTTgctacatattaaaaatgtacaattattaaataacctCAAAGATCTTACACAAGTTATCGTAGTACGACGTTCTTACGTTCCTATATCGACTAATATTACAATAGTCCCACTCTATTTAAGTGCAAATAGCAAAAGAATAGAATTGTCATGTTAATGTGGTATTTTGGTTAACAATATACAAATCATTCAAATcaattattcaatattgttaGATTAAATATCATAAGCATATATTatactgtatttaatatttttcattggtAAACACCAAATACAGTAAACACAAACATGCTTTatgtttagtaaaatttaaatgtgtgTGCAGGTATATTTTAGTCTGGGTGTTCGGTACACACATAACACaatctatataaattaagtCAAACTTTATTTGATCAAATAGATGATCATCATGTAATTTTTAGATATCAGAAAGGGCTATGTTACAAAGTTGAGtctatcacattaaaaaatcaaatatactaTACCTAAGTAGGCAAGATAGACAGCTTCTTTAGAATCAAATGAGTCAAAGTCAAATCGTTATGAGTATATTAAagcaagttaaaaaaataaaatatttttattaattaataggcTTATGTAATTGAATAACGTTGGATCAAAATCAACAATATCTAACTAGTATTTTAGTACTTAGAGGCAATGtctttttgattaatattttttatccttaTGTTTGatgttcaattaattaaatgaatataaaaaaaaaacgttatttttttattatataagcgaACATCTTGCAGGAAAGTTGaatatacttttgtattacATAAAGTGTGTCTTTTCTTGCTCGTATATTTCTAACAATACAAAGCAGAATCTGAAGAAGATATTTGTTCGTAGAACAAAAAAACAAGCTATCATAGGAAGTTTAATTCTGGTTTTAACATAAACACAATCGATCAAAATGATTTATGGACTATTTGTAAAACGTAATCCATTGAAAAAGTGACAGACGGCAAATATTACGTCGTGTATAATGTATAACGGAAAGATTATGAATTAACGTACATTGAAATTCTGTATAATAAGACTTCAGtggaatttatataattatatacatgacTTACAAGTTTTAGTATgacttatttataactataattatagtttaaaatatgctCAACAATATTGATTAGTTAATCATCACGTGTTAtcgattaatataaattacataatatagaatacataagtacatatataacaattcataatttataattaaagtggCCAGGTAttacaatttgaaaaataaaaaaactttgtacCTATATGTGTTAGGAAAATAAACATTACCCTTACTAACATTATTCATCTCGAATTCATTTAGTTTTTGAGTTGCGCCATCACGCCTTAACCATTCTAttgatcataattattttttcttacaattCGTCTGGAATAAATAGGACACCTAGCCCCTGCCAGCCCTCCCTACACACATACAGCTAATATTATTCACGTagaattgattttctttttgtgtTGCGCCTTCACGCCTTAACTACCCAAGGAGTTTTCTTACATTTTGTCTGGAGAAAAAGGACATAGGGCACCTACCAGCCCTCTCTTACATACATGCACACACAGTCGTAATTCGTGTAGCgaaatatttacaagtttttaaaagacgttatgaatttttatttattatttactgtattatgaactttatgataaaatattattcccGAGCGGCTCCAACTGCGAGTTCCAGTCATGTGTTTTTATCAATCACATCATCACCATCATATTTTCAAGCTtccttcaaaattaataaatttcatgcaATTCAGTTTTGTGGCTTAGCCGTGAATAcgtaacaatatatttgtttttgtctttcgaatttataatgttagtaaataTTCGTGATAAATTAAACaccatttcaatatttataatgcaatttgttaaattgatgttaaaaatattgtcatagAAAATTAGACTAATGAATGCCCCGCCAGTGTCTATAGGCGCTTGTTGGTCGCGGTAAACATTTCAAACATTGATAAACGGTAATTGAACGGCGAGCATGTTTGTTCGCGTAAAATTAGAATTGTCAGCGATGCAAACAATAACTGCCGTGTACGGCGTTTACCCAACGTTATTAGATAACTACACGACACGATACGACGGCGGAAGTACGTAATAATGAGCCTTGGGATGCTTACGGTAACAATTACTATTGTTTGCACTTTCTCTTGACTTtaatgctttttaaaaataaacagaactaaaaaaaaacatttaattgaaattgctcattgaataacattatattctattattttattcatgatATATTTGCTTTAAAGTCTCCTTATCAAGTTTCTGTAAAGTAGACTTACCTAAGCTCTATCTAAGCCAAAACCATAACCTTAGGGTTTTGGCATCGAGGTTGAGGCGTGCTTGTCTTTTGTCACCTTTGTACAAATGATTGATTCGGTTAGTAACATACTTTTACGTTATAAGATCTCTATAATCAGAGGCATAGGGATACATAGTCCCTCTGACGTCATTCTTAAAGGGTATGggtaatatagtatatagtataaatatcattatcGTTAAAGATATGtgtgcaaataatataatattaagtttgaattttaattaaaaaaaataaaatgtttatatttcaaagtaaaagtagcctatgttactagagctattagccggaacaaacatacactccaattttattatatgtatagattatctCACTCTGATAACGAATTGAAAAACAAATCCGATACCCAACTCCCTAAAACTATTGTACTAGATGTATACACGTATGTGTgttcttattttcatttatttatatgttgttattttaagAGAAGCATACAtagtatgttataattatgataGTGGGAGTAAACTATTGCGATTCCTCGGTTAGAAACCTTTAACAATACGCTTAGTACAAACAAAGCTAAGTACATTGTTGCAATATTTCCGATTTTTTCTTATCAGAAAACATAAGTATTTGttatgagaataaataaaactaaagaaaTTAGAGCACGTACCATTCGATGTATCGAAAAAAAGACACAAAAAATGCTTGttctagttttattacaataaataatattaacgaacAATCAGTTATgtgatgatattttataaagaatattatttttttcaatctgtcgattatttattcttttacttTACTGCAATAacctttaaaataacaattaaaatgagTTAACTATGAGTGAGATAGCTAGTGTAACAAGCATAAGggttataatatgttttatccTAATGTGATGGACTGTGATACAGGTCTACCTGTTCGAttacctattaaataaaaaagtccgCACTGTTTCAATTGATAAAACGCTAACTTCGGTTATTATATACGTCGATATTgaaatcttaataattatttaatcattattatatgcaTGTTGCATTAacatgagcagagatggcccagaggttggaacgcgtgcatcttaaccgatgattgcgggttcaaacccaggcaagcaccgctgattcatgtgcttaatttgtctttataattcatctcgtgctcagcggtgaaaacatcgtgacctgcatgtgacaaatttcatagaaattctgccacatgtttattccaccaacccgcattggaacagcgtggtggaatatgttccgaacccagcccagcagtgggaatttagagggtgttgttgttgttgttgttgttgttgtatatgcaTGTTAACTAAGGAAGGAATTTTAATTTCAGTACGTGATAGGCAGTGTAACGTCCTGGAACATACTAGCGGGAGTGAGCGCGATAATACCCATCGTGTCTCTCCTGGGAATGACACTGCTGCCTGAAACGCCGAACTATCTCTTGACACAAGACAAGCCGGACAAAGCTGAAACGTCTCTCGCGAAACTCAGAGGCTCGACTTGCAACCTCCAGGATGAAATACAGAAGATGAAATCGTTTAAAGAGAAGAATCATGTTGAACCGTAAgtaaacaattttgtttaaatagcgTTTCGAAACTAGTAGAAgttcgcttgcgttttaaggcgttggttatcatatgttaggcaagaAAGTAGCTTAGGTCCTTCCTTGGAtatcaagtttgctttataccgagttttataaatttcgtttcagcggtttggtcgtgaaaaagggACTAACAGGctgacatagttactttcacatatataatattaataaagatttatatacaATGTTTTTCATTcgcatacttttattataacattttgaaCTTAGATAAAcgatatataaaattgataaggaatccatttttttatttgggtGTAATATagagtatgtattttttaatcagcTGTTGTATTGTTCAAGTATGTCTAGTCTAGTCTAGGAAGTAAACCGTAATGTTTACTTCATGACGTCGACTCCTTAATACAATTTACATACTTTGCAGTAAATAATacttgttattgttttgtttttctcaATACGTTTGCTTACCAAAGTTGTTAACAGGCGGTACACCTGTCATGTTAATTGGTCTATAACGCGATGATAGACAactactaaaatattatcttttgaaATCATGATTGATTATGATTTCTAAGTTATCCATTCATAATATTCGTTATAGtgagattatttaaaaacacattgTTAAAAGGACTTttcaaaactattatttatataagaatataatatttattctaagaATATTCTTGTATGTAAAGAACGACTGCGTATAAGACTAGACATGTCTAGAGAACATAAAACATTGATAATGCTATTTATAGGTTATGTcataataaagtatgttttatttcaagtattcGATAAATGTTACTTTGCAATGAGAAAGAATTTCTTCTTGGACTTAACTGTTGAATCTATAGAGCAATTCTGTAAGAAAACACACTCTTGAAactaaatatcattaattttaaatgaatcagTAAAATAAGCTTTAATTATTACTGTCATTGACTTTCTGATATTTtaccattcattcattcatttgttttttgaaataatgCGTTATAAATATTCTAACTAACAATcagatttttctttatatgttgccaattttattttgaattatgatTATTCaacgttatataaatattaacctacatatataaaacctcttttagaTTAAAAACGCCGAAGGAAATATTGAAAGCGCTACTATCTCCGTCCACACTCAAGCCTTTTGGCATCCTCGCGCTTTATTTCTTCATCTACCAGTGGTGCGGTGTCAACACCATCACGTTTTATGCCGTCGAAGTTTTCGAGGTTAGTTATATTTACAGCATCTACTGTTATTGGAAACTATTCGGATtctagatataaaatatttagtgtgtattaaatattgtattggaGAAAGTtagttttgaaaattatttaaaaaatgggaCCCAGAAGTTTTgttcatatgtaaataaatatcatttttatctatttactaTTATGCATTTAGATGTAGTTTGATATTTTTGATCTGAAAATAACttcaaatttattgtttagTTATATAGTTAtcggaatataataaaata harbors:
- the LOC124530376 gene encoding facilitated trehalose transporter Tret1-like isoform X1 — encoded protein: MADENRCNAGESQTLEDEDVRNYGSMNDSTPFLQNGQSPIITKTPLPGKTVKPGKEGRGKAFKQIMASFVANLGTINTGMAFGFSATALPQLKSPDSSIQITDNEASWIASLSSVGTPIGCIVSGYLMDAIGRRRTLIITEVPLIIGWILVACAQNVPMIYLGRLLIGFGSGMVGAPARVYTCEVSQPHLRGMLGAMASVGVSTGVLIQYVIGSVTSWNILAGVSAIIPIVSLLGMTLLPETPNYLLTQDKPDKAETSLAKLRGSTCNLQDEIQKMKSFKEKNHVEPLKTPKEILKALLSPSTLKPFGILALYFFIYQWCGVNTITFYAVEVFESSGASLDKYWLTISMGILRVIFTVVGCILCRRCGRRPLTFVSAFGCGSTMITLSVYLYYVQYWKDNDLPPQNSWIPVASIYLFTIFCTLGYLIVPWIMIGEVYPTQVRGIVGGMTTCAAHLSIFSVVKTFPYLKHSLNDYGAFGLYGAISIAGMAFFYVFLPETKGRTLQEIEDYFCGRTKTLKKASITETA
- the LOC124530376 gene encoding facilitated trehalose transporter Tret1-like isoform X2, translated to MADEKNDSTPFLQNGQSPIITKTPLPGKTVKPGKEGRGKAFKQIMASFVANLGTINTGMAFGFSATALPQLKSPDSSIQITDNEASWIASLSSVGTPIGCIVSGYLMDAIGRRRTLIITEVPLIIGWILVACAQNVPMIYLGRLLIGFGSGMVGAPARVYTCEVSQPHLRGMLGAMASVGVSTGVLIQYVIGSVTSWNILAGVSAIIPIVSLLGMTLLPETPNYLLTQDKPDKAETSLAKLRGSTCNLQDEIQKMKSFKEKNHVEPLKTPKEILKALLSPSTLKPFGILALYFFIYQWCGVNTITFYAVEVFESSGASLDKYWLTISMGILRVIFTVVGCILCRRCGRRPLTFVSAFGCGSTMITLSVYLYYVQYWKDNDLPPQNSWIPVASIYLFTIFCTLGYLIVPWIMIGEVYPTQVRGIVGGMTTCAAHLSIFSVVKTFPYLKHSLNDYGAFGLYGAISIAGMAFFYVFLPETKGRTLQEIEDYFCGRTKTLKKASITETA